In Curtobacterium sp. TC1, the following proteins share a genomic window:
- a CDS encoding SDR family NAD(P)-dependent oxidoreductase: protein MADPTGSTGSTRTGPADSHDGVRAIVTGGASGIGAAIAVALRDRGATVAVLDLQPSTAEGLVSVTCDVSDDASVRTAVATAVEQLGGLDVLVNNAGIGAQGTVEDNPDDEWRRVYEVNVLGAVRLSRAALPHLRASGNASIVNTCSIAATAGLPQRALYSATKGAIAALTRAMAADHIREGIRVNAVNPGTADTPWVARLLSTAGDPAAERAALEARQPHGRLVQAEEVAEAVAYLTSPLARSTTGVDLAVDGGMQALRLRPA, encoded by the coding sequence ATGGCAGACCCAACCGGCAGCACCGGCAGCACCCGCACCGGCCCCGCCGACAGCCACGACGGCGTCCGGGCGATCGTCACCGGGGGCGCGTCGGGCATCGGCGCCGCGATCGCCGTCGCGCTGCGAGATCGCGGCGCAACGGTCGCCGTCCTCGACCTCCAGCCGTCCACCGCCGAGGGGCTCGTCTCCGTCACGTGCGACGTCAGCGACGACGCCTCCGTCCGCACCGCCGTCGCCACCGCCGTCGAGCAGCTCGGCGGCCTCGACGTCCTGGTGAACAACGCCGGCATCGGCGCGCAGGGCACGGTCGAGGACAACCCCGACGACGAGTGGCGCCGCGTGTACGAGGTCAACGTCCTCGGTGCCGTCCGGCTGTCGCGGGCCGCGCTCCCCCACCTGCGGGCGTCGGGCAACGCGAGCATCGTGAACACCTGCTCCATCGCCGCGACCGCGGGGCTGCCCCAACGGGCGCTCTACTCGGCGACGAAGGGCGCGATCGCCGCCCTGACCCGCGCCATGGCTGCCGACCACATCCGCGAGGGCATCCGCGTCAACGCCGTGAACCCGGGGACCGCCGACACCCCGTGGGTGGCGCGGTTGCTGTCGACCGCAGGTGACCCGGCCGCGGAGCGTGCTGCCCTCGAGGCCCGGCAGCCGCACGGTCGGCTCGTGCAGGCGGAGGAGGTCGCCGAGGCGGTCGCGTACCTGACGAGCCCGCTCGCCCGGTCGACGACGGGCGTCGACCTTGCGGTCGACGGCGGGATGCAGGCCCTCCGGCTGCGGCCCGCCTGA
- a CDS encoding FadR/GntR family transcriptional regulator, whose translation MASLTDDAIARIQQMIVSGELQPGQRLPPEKELSESLGLSRNSLREAVKALELIRVLDVRRGDGTYVTSLEPGVLLEAVSFVVDMHHDRSLVDLLEVRRILEPASAVLATARASEQQIDELATLMQSVGEDTGVEDLVAHDLLFHSTIAGIGGNQYLSGLLDALSSKTVRVRVWRGLTQNGSVQRTLDEHAAIVDAIRRRDPQLVQALVVSHVEGVERWLRRSLD comes from the coding sequence GTGGCGTCGCTGACCGACGATGCGATCGCACGCATCCAGCAGATGATCGTGAGCGGTGAGCTCCAACCCGGGCAGCGCCTCCCGCCCGAGAAGGAACTGAGCGAGTCGCTCGGCCTGTCGCGGAACAGTCTGCGCGAGGCGGTGAAGGCCCTCGAGCTCATCCGCGTGCTCGACGTCCGACGCGGTGACGGCACCTACGTGACCTCGCTCGAACCGGGCGTCCTGCTCGAGGCCGTGTCGTTCGTCGTCGACATGCACCACGACCGGTCCCTCGTCGACCTGCTCGAGGTCCGACGCATCCTCGAGCCCGCGTCCGCCGTCCTGGCGACCGCGCGGGCCTCGGAGCAGCAGATCGACGAGCTCGCGACCCTGATGCAGTCCGTCGGCGAGGACACCGGCGTCGAGGACCTCGTGGCCCACGACCTGCTGTTCCACTCGACCATCGCGGGCATCGGCGGCAACCAGTACCTGTCCGGGCTGCTCGACGCCCTGTCGAGCAAGACCGTGCGGGTGCGGGTCTGGCGCGGGCTGACGCAGAACGGCTCCGTGCAGCGCACGCTCGACGAGCACGCCGCGATCGTGGACGCCATCCGACGGCGCGATCCACAGCTCGTGCAGGCCCTGGTGGTGTCGCACGTCGAGGGTGTCGAGCGCTGGTTGCGACGCTCCCTCGACTGA
- a CDS encoding GlsB/YeaQ/YmgE family stress response membrane protein, whose product MLGLIISLIIVGLIAGAIARLVVPGKQNISIPMTILLGIIGSFVGGFLGFLIFQHDPMDGFFQPAGIIGSIIGAIIVLIIYIRFSGRSAKTR is encoded by the coding sequence GTGCTCGGTCTCATCATCAGCTTGATCATCGTCGGACTCATCGCCGGCGCCATCGCCCGGCTCGTCGTCCCCGGCAAGCAGAACATCTCGATCCCCATGACCATCCTGCTGGGCATCATCGGCTCGTTCGTGGGCGGGTTCCTCGGCTTCCTGATCTTCCAGCACGACCCGATGGACGGCTTCTTCCAGCCCGCCGGCATCATCGGCTCGATCATCGGCGCCATCATCGTGCTGATCATCTACATCCGCTTCTCGGGTCGCAGCGCCAAGACCCGCTAG
- a CDS encoding aldo/keto reductase, translating to MTELDLDRGPFWFGGAGIGNLLGTVSDDDARATVDAAWDAGVRGFDTAPHYGLGLSERRLGAALADRPRDSFLVSTKVGRLLVPGRGDGDDLASGGFAVPNDTVRQWDPSPSGVRRSFDESLGRLGLDHVDVAYLHDPDVYSLEDGLTQALPTLAELRDEGVVRAVGVGSNSVDALDAAVSTGLCDVIMLAGRYTLLEQPAAELVARCASLGVAVVAVGVYNSGLLGRDRPDATATYDYAAAPAELVARANAIADVCEQHGVTLPEAALGFPLRAAAVAAIALGVQSAEQVRSNVERAAAVVPEALWEDLRAAGLLAA from the coding sequence ATGACGGAGCTCGACCTCGACCGGGGACCGTTCTGGTTCGGCGGCGCCGGCATCGGCAACCTGCTGGGCACGGTGTCCGACGACGACGCCCGCGCCACGGTCGACGCCGCGTGGGACGCCGGCGTGCGCGGGTTCGACACCGCGCCGCACTACGGCCTCGGGCTGTCCGAACGACGGCTCGGGGCGGCGCTCGCCGACCGCCCGCGTGACTCGTTCCTGGTGTCGACGAAGGTCGGGCGGCTGCTCGTGCCCGGTCGCGGCGACGGGGACGACCTGGCGTCCGGCGGGTTCGCGGTGCCGAACGACACCGTGCGGCAGTGGGATCCGTCGCCGTCGGGCGTGCGGCGGTCGTTTGACGAGTCGCTCGGACGGCTCGGACTCGACCACGTCGACGTCGCGTACCTGCACGACCCCGACGTCTACTCGCTCGAGGACGGCCTGACGCAGGCACTGCCGACGCTCGCCGAGCTGCGGGACGAGGGTGTCGTCCGGGCCGTCGGTGTCGGGTCGAACTCGGTCGACGCCCTCGACGCCGCGGTGTCCACCGGGCTGTGCGACGTCATCATGCTCGCGGGGCGGTACACGCTGCTCGAACAGCCGGCGGCGGAGCTCGTCGCCCGGTGCGCCTCGCTCGGTGTCGCGGTCGTCGCGGTCGGGGTCTACAACTCGGGCCTGCTCGGGCGGGACCGGCCGGACGCCACGGCGACGTACGACTACGCGGCTGCTCCGGCCGAGCTCGTCGCGCGGGCGAACGCCATCGCCGACGTGTGCGAGCAGCACGGGGTCACGTTGCCCGAGGCCGCGCTGGGGTTCCCGCTCCGAGCGGCTGCGGTCGCCGCGATCGCGCTCGGCGTGCAGTCCGCGGAGCAGGTGCGCTCGAACGTGGAGCGGGCCGCGGCCGTCGTCCCGGAAGCCCTGTGGGAGGACCTGCGCGCCGCGGGCCTGCTCGCCGCCTGA
- a CDS encoding L-rhamnose mutarotase, whose translation MQRILSRTRLRAGNEAAYDAVHASVPPELAARLREAGVHDWTVWRDGLDLVHLIEVEDYRAMRRALADDPVNAAWQETINPLLEADDDYSGNDDGVPRVWSLAGQVDA comes from the coding sequence ATGCAGCGCATCCTGTCGAGGACCCGACTGCGGGCGGGGAACGAGGCCGCGTACGACGCCGTGCACGCCTCGGTCCCGCCCGAGCTCGCGGCCCGACTGCGCGAGGCCGGCGTGCACGACTGGACGGTGTGGCGCGACGGGCTGGACCTGGTCCACCTCATCGAGGTCGAGGACTACCGCGCGATGCGTCGGGCGCTCGCCGACGACCCGGTCAACGCCGCGTGGCAGGAGACGATCAACCCCCTGCTCGAGGCCGACGACGACTACTCGGGGAACGACGACGGCGTCCCGCGGGTGTGGTCGCTCGCCGGCCAGGTGGACGCATGA
- a CDS encoding alpha-L-fucosidase, with the protein MTITAPAEPQTATDAAGFPAWFTHDRFGMFIHWGLYALPARHEWVKNRERITDADYQKYFDHFDPDLFDAADWARRAREAGMKYVVLTTKHHEGFCLWDSKLTDYKSTNTPFGRDIVREFVDAVRAEGLRVGFYHSLIDWHHPDFTVDGVHPRRDDSPEEIEAFDQGRDMSRYREYLHGQVEELLTDYGQVDYLFYDFSYRDNDHEDIWGGKGRDDWGSEELMALTKRLQPGIIVNDRLDIPGDLVTPEQYQPDKPMEVDGAPVPWEACQTLNGSWGYDRDNVNLKPVDLLVRMLVDGVSNNGNMLLNIGPTGRGEFDGVSRQTLDGIGTWMHQHARSVYGAGPSSFVAPRNTVYTQNGNRLYLHLFAWPFEHVHLPDLAGKVAYAQLLNDASELHFREIPPGTRAQNTGLGGQPAGTLTLTLPIVRPDVAVPVVELFLRD; encoded by the coding sequence ATGACCATCACCGCACCTGCAGAGCCGCAGACCGCGACCGACGCCGCCGGGTTCCCCGCGTGGTTCACCCACGACCGGTTCGGCATGTTCATCCACTGGGGGCTCTACGCCCTGCCGGCACGGCACGAGTGGGTGAAGAACCGCGAACGGATCACCGACGCCGACTACCAGAAGTACTTCGACCACTTCGACCCCGACCTGTTCGACGCCGCCGACTGGGCCCGCCGTGCTCGCGAAGCCGGCATGAAGTACGTCGTGCTCACCACGAAGCACCACGAGGGCTTCTGCCTCTGGGACAGCAAGCTCACCGACTACAAGTCCACGAACACCCCGTTCGGTCGCGACATCGTGCGCGAGTTCGTCGACGCAGTCCGGGCCGAGGGGCTGCGGGTCGGTTTCTACCACTCGCTCATCGACTGGCACCACCCCGACTTCACCGTGGACGGTGTGCACCCCCGGCGCGACGACTCGCCCGAGGAGATCGAGGCGTTCGACCAGGGCCGCGACATGTCGCGCTACCGGGAGTACCTGCACGGTCAGGTCGAGGAGCTGCTCACCGACTACGGGCAGGTCGACTACCTGTTCTACGACTTCTCGTACCGGGACAACGACCACGAGGACATCTGGGGCGGCAAGGGTCGGGACGACTGGGGCTCCGAGGAGCTCATGGCCCTGACGAAGCGCCTGCAGCCCGGCATCATCGTGAACGACCGGCTCGACATCCCCGGCGACCTGGTCACCCCGGAGCAGTACCAGCCGGACAAGCCGATGGAGGTCGACGGTGCTCCGGTGCCGTGGGAGGCCTGCCAGACACTCAACGGTTCGTGGGGCTACGACCGCGACAACGTGAACCTCAAGCCCGTCGACCTGCTCGTCCGCATGCTCGTCGACGGTGTCTCGAACAACGGGAACATGCTGCTCAACATCGGCCCCACCGGCCGGGGCGAGTTCGACGGGGTCTCCCGCCAGACCCTCGACGGCATCGGCACGTGGATGCACCAGCACGCCCGGTCCGTCTACGGCGCCGGGCCGTCGTCCTTCGTCGCGCCGCGCAACACCGTGTACACGCAGAACGGCAACCGCCTGTACCTGCACCTGTTCGCGTGGCCGTTCGAGCACGTGCACCTGCCCGACCTGGCCGGCAAGGTGGCGTACGCACAGCTGTTGAACGACGCGTCGGAGCTGCACTTCCGCGAGATCCCGCCGGGGACCCGCGCGCAGAACACCGGGCTCGGCGGGCAGCCGGCTGGGACGCTGACGCTCACGCTGCCGATCGTGCGACCGGACGTCGCCGTGCCGGTGGTCGAACTGTTCCTGCGCGACTGA
- a CDS encoding carbohydrate ABC transporter permease: MSEAVRGQVAATTSNRTVNPRAVARTKSAPRPGRVRHAIGYALLCLVTLLFVSPLIYMVATSLKPADQVFTTPPTLWGRSLEWENYVQAFTYLPFARFILNGVFVAAVGTAINVAVAVLSGYAFSRLRWRGRNTVFLLFLVTLMIPQDVLVIPMYVMMQGFGWVDTFQALIIPWAFTALGAFLVRQFFLTVPQELDDAARVDGAGAIRTFFSVMLPLARPTMAVLAVFSFISYWNSFLWPLVIVNDVEARGTIPLGLQQFFGQQGSEWNLVMAASVISMLPTVILLVLLQKHLVKGIVTSGLGGR; this comes from the coding sequence ATGAGTGAAGCGGTCCGCGGGCAAGTCGCTGCCACCACGTCGAACCGGACGGTCAACCCGCGTGCCGTCGCCAGGACGAAGTCCGCGCCACGACCGGGGCGGGTCCGGCACGCGATCGGGTACGCCCTGCTCTGCCTCGTCACCCTCCTGTTCGTCTCACCGCTCATCTACATGGTCGCGACGAGCCTCAAGCCCGCCGACCAGGTGTTCACCACCCCGCCGACGCTCTGGGGTCGCTCGCTCGAGTGGGAGAACTACGTGCAGGCGTTCACCTACCTGCCGTTCGCCCGCTTCATCCTCAACGGTGTCTTCGTCGCGGCGGTCGGCACGGCCATCAACGTCGCCGTGGCCGTGCTCTCCGGGTACGCGTTCTCACGACTCCGTTGGCGCGGCCGGAACACGGTGTTCCTGCTGTTCCTCGTGACGCTGATGATCCCGCAGGACGTCCTCGTCATCCCGATGTACGTGATGATGCAGGGCTTCGGCTGGGTCGACACGTTCCAGGCGCTCATCATCCCGTGGGCGTTCACGGCCCTCGGCGCGTTCCTGGTGCGGCAGTTCTTCCTGACCGTGCCGCAGGAACTCGACGACGCCGCCCGGGTCGACGGTGCCGGTGCCATCCGGACCTTCTTCTCGGTGATGCTCCCGCTCGCCCGGCCGACGATGGCCGTCCTCGCGGTGTTCTCGTTCATCTCGTACTGGAACTCGTTCCTCTGGCCGCTCGTCATCGTCAACGACGTCGAGGCCCGGGGCACCATCCCGCTCGGCCTGCAGCAGTTCTTCGGGCAGCAGGGCTCCGAGTGGAACCTCGTGATGGCGGCATCGGTGATCTCGATGCTGCCCACCGTGATCCTGCTCGTCCTGCTGCAGAAGCACCTCGTCAAGGGCATCGTCACCAGCGGCCTCGGCGGCCGGTGA
- a CDS encoding carbohydrate ABC transporter permease, with the protein MTTIQDPPAEAAVPAVATAIAVGAATPRRKDGEDTSALGRRSWWGAAFAAPHSIGLVVFTAFPIIASLVVSFMNWPMLGERSWAGIENYTRLFADPVFRTVALNTALFVVLYVPLNLVVSLGLAAWLTPRIAGRHVFRVLFFIPTITPIVANVVVWRMLYQPGGAIDASLQSTVGVHAPNFLADEHWAMLAIVAMSVWQGFGYNMLIFSAALDAVPENQIEASQLDGANAWQTFWAIKFPLISPSVFFATMMTLITSFQVFVQPFVLTKGGPGTATETLVQYIYNTGFQNQQLGLASAGAWVLFVIILGITAVQFLGQKRWVHYE; encoded by the coding sequence ATGACCACCATCCAGGACCCACCGGCCGAAGCGGCCGTCCCCGCGGTCGCGACCGCGATCGCGGTCGGAGCCGCCACCCCGCGGCGGAAGGACGGCGAGGACACGAGCGCGCTGGGGCGCCGCTCCTGGTGGGGCGCCGCGTTCGCGGCACCGCACTCGATCGGACTCGTCGTCTTCACGGCGTTCCCGATCATCGCCTCACTCGTCGTCAGCTTCATGAACTGGCCCATGCTCGGCGAGCGCAGCTGGGCCGGCATCGAGAACTACACCCGGCTCTTCGCCGACCCGGTCTTCCGCACCGTGGCCCTCAACACGGCGCTGTTCGTGGTGCTCTACGTGCCCCTCAACCTCGTCGTGTCGCTCGGGCTCGCCGCCTGGCTGACGCCGCGGATCGCCGGCCGGCACGTCTTCCGCGTCCTGTTCTTCATCCCGACCATCACGCCGATCGTCGCGAACGTCGTGGTGTGGCGGATGCTGTACCAGCCCGGAGGGGCGATCGACGCGTCACTGCAGTCCACCGTGGGCGTGCACGCGCCGAACTTCCTCGCCGACGAGCACTGGGCGATGCTCGCCATCGTCGCGATGAGCGTGTGGCAGGGCTTCGGCTACAACATGCTGATCTTCTCGGCGGCGCTCGACGCCGTGCCGGAGAACCAGATCGAGGCCTCGCAGCTCGACGGTGCGAACGCCTGGCAGACCTTCTGGGCCATCAAGTTCCCGCTCATCTCGCCGTCGGTGTTCTTCGCGACGATGATGACGCTGATCACCTCGTTCCAGGTGTTCGTGCAGCCGTTCGTCCTCACCAAGGGCGGGCCGGGCACCGCGACGGAGACCCTCGTGCAGTACATCTACAACACCGGCTTCCAGAACCAGCAGCTCGGTCTGGCCTCGGCCGGCGCCTGGGTGCTGTTCGTCATCATCCTCGGGATCACGGCCGTCCAGTTCCTCGGGCAGAAGCGGTGGGTGCACTATGAGTGA
- a CDS encoding ABC transporter substrate-binding protein — translation MQRRRLTAGLAAAAAAALVLTGCSSGSSAGGSQSKDALTWSMWIAGKEDKAAWQKVADTVKSEDDITLTIQGAPFENYFTKLSTQLSAGGAQCVVSMQSLRTANYTSSLLPLDDLAEQDGTDLSAFDSTALDGMKVDGKLYGLPYDTGPIMMFYNKDVFTKAGVAEPEPGWTVDDFEAAGAALKAKGVTMFGSTVGDLNLESMVYGYNGGRVITSDGEFDASNAKFADGLDWLSTLVKKGYATQASSDASTPGNDFAAGKVAMYTDGPWSLISQKAKVKFDLGVTTLPAGTSGPSTFAAGSGFGVSKQCKYPEQAFKAVQTMTSEKVLTSLAEAGRAFPGRTAAQSAWYSSADIDGAEAALKAGLAKSSPLLGNKQSDQLSQLFTQYALQAVNGQTSGKETMSSIAGQLGTQ, via the coding sequence ATGCAACGACGACGACTCACCGCGGGGCTCGCGGCAGCAGCAGCTGCCGCCCTCGTGCTCACCGGCTGCTCCTCCGGCAGCAGTGCCGGTGGAAGCCAGTCGAAGGACGCCCTGACCTGGTCCATGTGGATCGCCGGGAAGGAGGACAAGGCCGCCTGGCAGAAGGTCGCCGACACCGTGAAGAGCGAGGACGACATCACCCTGACGATCCAGGGCGCGCCGTTCGAGAACTACTTCACGAAGCTCAGCACGCAGTTGAGTGCGGGCGGCGCCCAGTGCGTCGTGAGCATGCAGTCGCTCCGCACCGCGAACTACACGTCGTCGCTGCTGCCGCTCGACGACCTCGCGGAGCAGGACGGCACCGACCTGTCCGCGTTCGACAGCACCGCGCTCGACGGCATGAAGGTCGACGGGAAGCTCTACGGCCTGCCCTACGACACCGGGCCCATCATGATGTTCTACAACAAGGACGTCTTCACGAAGGCTGGCGTGGCCGAGCCGGAGCCGGGATGGACCGTCGACGACTTCGAGGCGGCGGGCGCCGCGCTCAAGGCGAAGGGCGTCACCATGTTCGGTTCGACGGTGGGCGACCTCAACCTCGAGTCGATGGTCTACGGCTACAACGGTGGCCGGGTGATCACGTCCGACGGCGAGTTCGATGCGTCGAACGCGAAGTTCGCGGACGGCCTCGACTGGCTCTCGACACTGGTGAAGAAGGGCTACGCGACGCAGGCGTCGTCGGACGCGTCGACGCCGGGCAACGACTTCGCCGCCGGCAAGGTCGCGATGTACACCGACGGTCCGTGGTCGCTCATCAGCCAGAAGGCCAAGGTGAAGTTCGACCTCGGGGTCACGACGCTCCCCGCGGGGACGTCCGGTCCGTCGACCTTCGCCGCCGGGTCCGGCTTCGGTGTCTCGAAGCAGTGCAAGTACCCGGAGCAGGCGTTCAAGGCCGTCCAGACGATGACCAGCGAGAAGGTCCTGACGTCGCTCGCCGAAGCGGGACGAGCCTTCCCCGGCCGCACCGCTGCCCAGTCGGCGTGGTACTCGAGCGCCGACATCGACGGCGCCGAGGCCGCGCTCAAGGCGGGACTCGCCAAGTCCTCGCCGCTCCTCGGGAACAAGCAGAGCGACCAGCTCTCCCAGCTGTTCACGCAGTACGCCCTGCAGGCGGTGAACGGGCAGACCTCCGGCAAGGAGACGATGTCCTCCATCGCCGGCCAGCTCGGCACGCAGTGA
- a CDS encoding enolase C-terminal domain-like protein gives MSRITGLHVRDIRFPTSREHDGSDAMNPAPDYSAAYVEITTDALDGHVGTGFVFTIGRGNEVQEAAIAALRSHVVGADTEAVLADMGGTWRAMVHDSQLRWLGPEKGVMHMAIGAVVNALWDLRAKRAGQPLWALLADLSPEELVDLVDFRYLTDAITPAEALELFRAAEPHRATRRARLEQQGYQAYTTTPGWLGYDDEKLARLCREAVDEGFEQIKLKVGGDVDEDVRRMGIARATVGPDVRIAIDANQRWDVDEAVAWIERLRPFDIAWVEEPTSPDDILAHAEIARRIAPIPVATGEHMANRVIAKQLIQARSMSVLQIDATRVAGVNENLAILLLAAKHGVRVCPHAGGVGLCEAVQHLSMFDAVALSGDLDTRCIEFVDHLHEHFVTPVDVHDGRYWPPTAPGAGTEMLADSLDAYAFPDGPAWAVVDTESVPDAVRVA, from the coding sequence ATGAGCCGCATCACCGGTCTGCACGTGCGCGACATCCGCTTCCCGACCTCTCGGGAGCACGACGGATCCGACGCCATGAACCCCGCCCCCGACTACTCGGCCGCCTACGTCGAGATCACGACCGACGCCCTGGACGGACACGTCGGCACCGGCTTCGTCTTCACCATCGGCCGCGGCAACGAGGTGCAGGAAGCCGCGATCGCCGCCCTGCGCAGCCACGTCGTCGGCGCCGACACCGAGGCGGTCCTGGCGGACATGGGCGGCACATGGCGCGCGATGGTCCACGACTCGCAACTGCGGTGGCTCGGCCCGGAGAAGGGCGTCATGCACATGGCCATCGGCGCCGTCGTGAACGCACTCTGGGACCTCCGGGCGAAGCGCGCCGGACAGCCTCTCTGGGCACTGCTGGCCGACCTGAGCCCCGAGGAGCTCGTCGACCTGGTCGACTTCCGGTACCTCACCGACGCCATCACCCCCGCCGAGGCGCTCGAGCTGTTCCGTGCCGCCGAACCGCACCGTGCGACCCGTCGGGCTCGGCTCGAGCAGCAGGGCTACCAGGCGTACACGACCACCCCGGGCTGGCTCGGCTACGACGACGAGAAGCTCGCCCGGCTCTGCCGCGAGGCCGTCGACGAGGGCTTCGAGCAGATCAAGCTCAAGGTCGGCGGCGACGTCGACGAGGACGTCCGCCGGATGGGCATCGCCCGCGCCACGGTCGGCCCCGACGTCCGCATCGCGATCGACGCCAACCAGCGGTGGGACGTCGACGAAGCCGTCGCCTGGATCGAGCGGCTCCGCCCCTTCGACATCGCCTGGGTCGAGGAGCCGACGAGCCCCGACGACATCCTGGCGCACGCCGAGATCGCCCGGCGCATCGCCCCGATCCCCGTCGCGACCGGTGAGCACATGGCCAACCGGGTGATCGCGAAGCAGCTCATCCAGGCGCGATCGATGTCGGTGCTGCAGATCGACGCGACCCGCGTCGCCGGGGTCAACGAGAACCTCGCGATCCTGCTCCTCGCCGCGAAGCACGGCGTCCGGGTCTGCCCGCACGCCGGCGGAGTCGGCCTGTGCGAGGCGGTGCAGCACCTGTCGATGTTCGACGCCGTCGCGCTGTCCGGCGACCTCGACACCCGCTGCATCGAGTTCGTCGACCACCTGCACGAGCACTTCGTGACGCCGGTGGACGTCCACGACGGTCGCTACTGGCCGCCGACCGCCCCCGGAGCCGGCACCGAGATGCTCGCCGACTCCCTCGACGCCTACGCCTTCCCGGACGGCCCGGCCTGGGCCGTGGTCGACACCGAGTCGGTCCCCGACGCGGTCCGCGTCGCCTGA
- a CDS encoding TetR/AcrR family transcriptional regulator, whose protein sequence is MSTIESHPAGDSGLRERKKQQTRHAIHHAALALVSDRGLAGVTVEEICADAGVSPRTFFNYFPSKGDAALGLPESSVPEAARQAFLTAEGALVSDLCDLVARTVTLPADRRRMKELVQARPEMVPAMLQWMARARLAVFTVAAERTDVDSARTAVTLVMAALIESAHRFADGSRDELADRLRGVVAEMGRLATA, encoded by the coding sequence GTGAGCACGATCGAATCGCACCCGGCAGGCGACAGCGGCCTGCGGGAACGCAAGAAGCAGCAGACCCGGCACGCGATCCACCATGCCGCACTGGCGCTGGTCTCCGACCGGGGCCTGGCCGGCGTCACGGTCGAGGAGATCTGCGCCGACGCCGGCGTCTCGCCCCGCACCTTCTTCAACTACTTCCCGTCGAAGGGCGACGCGGCACTCGGGCTCCCCGAGAGCTCGGTGCCCGAGGCGGCGCGGCAGGCGTTCCTGACCGCGGAGGGCGCGCTCGTGTCGGACCTGTGCGACCTCGTCGCCCGGACGGTGACACTGCCCGCGGACCGCCGTCGCATGAAGGAACTCGTGCAGGCGCGACCCGAGATGGTGCCCGCGATGCTGCAGTGGATGGCGCGGGCCCGGCTCGCCGTGTTCACGGTCGCCGCCGAGCGCACCGACGTCGACTCCGCGCGGACCGCGGTGACGCTCGTCATGGCGGCGCTCATCGAGTCGGCACACCGCTTCGCCGACGGCTCGCGCGACGAGCTGGCGGACCGCCTCCGCGGCGTGGTGGCGGAGATGGGCCGGCTCGCCACCGCCTGA